One window of the Pseudomonadota bacterium genome contains the following:
- a CDS encoding type IV pilus twitching motility protein PilT: MDIGELLAFSVKNGASDLHLSAGLPPMIRVDGDVRRINVPPLEHKEVHALVYDIMNDKQRKDYEEFLECDFSFEIPGLARFRVNAFNHNRGAGAVFRTIPSDILTLEDLKCPRIFAEIANYPRGVVLVTGPTGSGKSTTLAAMVNHINDSEYGHILTVEDPIEFVHTSKKCLINQREVHRDTLGFNEALRSALREDPDVILVGEMRDLETIRLALTAAETGHLVLGTLHTSSAAKTIDRVVDVFPAAEKDMIRAMLSESLRAVIAQTLLKKIGGGRVAAHEIMIGTPAIRNLIRENKVAQMYSAIQTGAQHGMQTLDQSLQELVRRNIVSKQEARVLAVNKDQF; this comes from the coding sequence CCGGTCTCCCGCCCATGATCCGGGTGGACGGCGATGTACGCCGCATCAATGTCCCACCCTTGGAACACAAAGAGGTCCACGCGCTCGTCTACGACATCATGAACGACAAGCAGCGCAAGGACTACGAGGAGTTCCTGGAGTGCGACTTCTCCTTCGAGATCCCGGGTCTTGCGCGCTTCCGCGTCAACGCCTTCAACCACAATCGAGGAGCGGGCGCGGTATTTCGTACCATCCCCTCCGACATCCTGACGCTCGAAGACCTGAAGTGCCCCCGGATCTTCGCGGAGATCGCGAATTACCCGCGCGGGGTGGTACTCGTGACCGGCCCGACCGGATCGGGAAAATCGACAACGCTCGCGGCCATGGTCAATCATATCAACGACAGCGAGTACGGGCACATCTTGACGGTCGAGGACCCGATCGAGTTCGTGCACACGAGCAAGAAGTGCCTCATCAATCAGCGCGAGGTGCATCGCGACACCTTGGGTTTCAACGAGGCGTTGCGCTCGGCCTTACGCGAGGATCCGGACGTGATCCTGGTCGGGGAGATGCGCGATCTGGAGACCATACGCCTCGCGCTCACGGCCGCGGAAACCGGCCACCTCGTGTTGGGGACCTTGCATACGAGCTCGGCGGCCAAGACCATCGACCGGGTCGTGGATGTGTTTCCGGCCGCGGAGAAAGACATGATCCGCGCGATGCTCTCCGAATCGCTGCGCGCCGTCATCGCTCAGACCCTGCTCAAAAAGATCGGGGGTGGACGGGTCGCGGCACACGAGATCATGATCGGGACCCCCGCGATCCGGAACCTCATCCGGGAAAATAAGGTCGCCCAGATGTACTCCGCGATCCAGACCGGTGCCCAGCACGGTATGCAGACCCTCGACCAGAGCCTCCAAGAGCTGGTGCGGCGAAACATCGTGAGCAAGCAAGAGGCTAGGGTCCTCGCCGTCAACAAGGACCAGTTCTAA
- a CDS encoding PilT/PilU family type 4a pilus ATPase, translating to MERDQAIKFMRDLLKVLVDKKGSDLFITVDFPPAVKVDGKIAPVSKTRLSAENTKALTYAVMNDRQIKEFEATKECNFAIAPAGIGRFRCNAFVRMSYTGMVLRVIETEVPTLEKLGLPEVLKDIAMAKRGLVIMVGATGSGKSTSLAAMVDHRNQQSYGHIITIEDPIEFVHPHKNCIITQREVGVDTDDWDIALKNTLRQAPDVILLGEIRDRKTMEYGIAFAETGHLAVATLHANNANQAIDRIINFFPEERRHQLLMDLSLNLKAVLSQRLLRRRNGAGRVAAIEVLLNSPLISDLIRKGEVHEIKGVMQRSNELGMKTFDQALFDLYEADLITYDDALRNADSVNELRLRIKLEGKAAKAADKLAVLGGMGLVEEDNARVMMR from the coding sequence ATGGAAAGAGATCAAGCGATCAAGTTTATGCGGGACCTGCTCAAGGTCCTGGTCGACAAGAAGGGCTCCGATCTGTTCATCACCGTGGATTTTCCCCCGGCGGTCAAGGTCGACGGCAAGATCGCCCCGGTATCCAAGACCAGGCTCTCCGCCGAGAACACCAAGGCCCTGACCTATGCTGTCATGAACGACCGGCAAATCAAGGAATTCGAGGCCACCAAGGAGTGCAACTTCGCCATTGCGCCGGCCGGCATCGGGCGATTTCGCTGCAACGCCTTCGTGCGCATGAGTTATACCGGCATGGTGTTGCGCGTCATCGAGACCGAGGTCCCGACCCTGGAGAAACTCGGCTTGCCGGAGGTGTTGAAAGACATCGCGATGGCCAAACGCGGGCTCGTCATCATGGTGGGGGCGACCGGCTCCGGAAAGTCCACCTCGCTCGCGGCGATGGTCGATCATCGCAACCAGCAGAGCTACGGTCACATCATCACCATCGAGGATCCGATCGAGTTTGTCCACCCGCACAAGAACTGCATCATCACGCAGCGCGAGGTCGGCGTGGACACCGACGACTGGGACATCGCGCTCAAGAACACCCTGCGCCAGGCCCCGGACGTCATCCTGCTCGGTGAGATCCGGGATCGCAAGACCATGGAATACGGGATCGCGTTTGCCGAGACCGGACACCTGGCCGTGGCGACGCTGCACGCCAACAATGCCAATCAGGCCATAGACCGCATCATCAACTTCTTTCCGGAAGAACGCCGCCATCAGCTCCTGATGGACCTGTCGCTCAACCTCAAGGCGGTGCTGTCACAGCGCCTGCTGCGGCGGCGCAACGGCGCGGGAAGGGTCGCGGCCATCGAGGTGCTGTTGAATTCGCCTCTCATCTCCGATCTGATCCGCAAGGGGGAGGTGCATGAGATCAAGGGGGTCATGCAGCGCTCCAACGAACTGGGCATGAAGACCTTCGACCAGGCGCTTTTCGATTTGTATGAGGCCGATCTGATCACCTACGACGACGCCCTCAGGAATGCGGATTCCGTGAACGAGCTGAGGCTGCGGATCAAGCTCGAGGGCAAGGCCGCCAAGGCCGCGGACAAGCTGGCGGTGCTCGGAGGCATGGGTCTCGTGGAAGAAGACAACGCGCGGGTCATGATGCGCTAG